In a genomic window of Sulfurisphaera tokodaii str. 7:
- a CDS encoding tetratricopeptide repeat protein, which yields MEDSRVIERAKQIFEEYKKTKDPSKLNEVIKLLEGRQDLHSLNQLGLVYLEKGDTKKAIECFEKALKKAKSNEDRYVINFNLALALFKDKDYNRAYEILRELVNTPLKTHAQRLLAKVCLSIGDIKHVEEARAILEGFDEPTEDLIVAYIYLGRNSGRKDYLDKAVKYAELIHNKRLLAEALLSYEDKDKIERALDIFRELKDVKGEARALYKLSFYKSELLYEALQKLEESNEGSPQDKIRLLNELYKRTGVIDFLKQAISIAEKEKEYLFLARAYVELSKRENELENLRKAVMYYEEFIRKNL from the coding sequence ATGGAGGATAGCCGAGTCATAGAGAGGGCTAAACAAATATTTGAGGAATACAAAAAGACAAAAGATCCCAGCAAGTTAAATGAGGTTATAAAACTTTTAGAAGGAAGACAAGATTTACACTCTCTAAATCAGTTAGGTTTGGTGTACTTAGAAAAGGGGGATACAAAAAAGGCTATTGAGTGTTTTGAAAAAGCCTTAAAGAAAGCAAAAAGTAATGAAGATAGATATGTTATAAATTTTAACCTAGCACTGGCACTTTTTAAAGATAAGGATTATAATAGGGCTTATGAAATACTAAGGGAATTAGTAAATACTCCTCTAAAAACCCATGCCCAAAGATTGTTAGCAAAAGTGTGTTTAAGCATTGGTGATATAAAGCATGTTGAAGAGGCAAGAGCTATACTTGAAGGCTTTGATGAACCAACTGAGGATTTAATAGTTGCATATATTTACCTTGGAAGAAATAGTGGAAGAAAAGATTATTTAGATAAAGCCGTAAAGTATGCTGAGCTGATACATAATAAAAGATTACTAGCTGAGGCTTTACTTTCATATGAGGATAAGGATAAGATTGAAAGGGCTTTAGACATTTTTAGGGAGTTAAAAGATGTTAAAGGAGAAGCTAGAGCGCTATATAAACTCTCATTCTACAAATCAGAATTGCTTTATGAGGCACTACAAAAGCTTGAAGAATCTAATGAAGGTAGCCCTCAGGATAAAATAAGGTTATTAAATGAGTTATATAAAAGGACAGGTGTTATTGATTTTTTAAAGCAAGCAATTTCTATAGCTGAAAAGGAGAAAGAATACTTGTTCCTAGCTAGGGCTTATGTAGAATTATCTAAAAGAGAAAATGAACTAGAAAATTTAAGAAAAGCTGTTATGTATTATGAAGAATTTATTAGAAAGAATCTATAA
- a CDS encoding arsenate reductase (azurin) small subunit, with amino-acid sequence MAEGKKKDNVDPNRRAVIIGGAAAVAGIAAGIVIGGYAFPRTTKVIQPQVTVEKEVSTVTQVSTTTTTVPTQVPQQVGYVKQKVANISQLTSPGQYVTTMYMGYLVYIIKTGVPSENGVGPNNDIVGFSASCAHMGYILVYDPSNNCLLCPQHFSQYDATRGGMQVVGHPNQFLPQLILEYEESTGDIYALGFNRLVYGTYNTALQGLAQMSGGGNS; translated from the coding sequence ATGGCAGAAGGGAAGAAGAAAGATAACGTAGACCCTAATAGACGTGCAGTTATTATTGGTGGAGCAGCAGCTGTTGCTGGTATTGCAGCTGGTATAGTTATTGGTGGATACGCATTTCCGAGGACTACTAAAGTTATCCAACCTCAAGTAACAGTAGAGAAGGAAGTTAGTACTGTAACTCAGGTGAGTACGACAACTACAACAGTACCTACACAGGTACCTCAGCAAGTAGGGTATGTTAAACAAAAAGTTGCTAATATATCACAACTTACTTCACCTGGACAATATGTTACTACTATGTATATGGGATATCTAGTTTATATTATAAAGACTGGAGTACCGTCTGAAAATGGAGTTGGACCTAACAATGATATTGTAGGATTCTCAGCTTCATGTGCACATATGGGCTATATTTTAGTTTATGATCCTTCAAATAACTGCCTATTATGTCCACAACATTTCAGCCAATATGATGCTACTAGAGGTGGAATGCAAGTTGTTGGTCATCCAAATCAGTTTTTACCACAATTAATTCTAGAATATGAGGAGTCTACTGGAGATATTTATGCTTTAGGTTTTAATAGACTTGTATATGGTACATATAATACGGCTTTACAAGGTTTAGCCCAAATGTCTGGAGGTGGTAATTCATGA
- a CDS encoding mechanosensitive ion channel domain-containing protein, with product MSYRLQVVKILLIILILAILDFVLTYLVQLLTEAYPKQLLPYEPAIITGIHVIIVAIGGYYIIKFIQGILSITVYAKIEKGMAGMIKFALDVIFYTLLVLAILVVLHVNLTGVLVGSAVGGIVIGLAVQTIAQNLLSGVLVTSSKTIKPGDSVSLLSWIWGNPIIGEVTKVSLLFTEIKSITGNIFKIPNSAFLGNTVFQKLESENSLVYPLQVIVNADVSADKVLERVKDILKDKIKDETKVEVYFTSKNGGTNVFTAVIHFQKIDELRGLIDLVNSAFDKAYWSAKS from the coding sequence ATGAGCTACAGGCTTCAAGTGGTTAAAATACTATTGATTATCTTAATACTAGCAATTTTAGACTTCGTTTTAACTTATTTGGTTCAACTCCTTACAGAAGCTTATCCTAAACAACTTTTACCTTATGAGCCGGCAATAATAACTGGTATCCATGTGATAATAGTAGCTATAGGCGGTTATTATATTATAAAATTCATACAAGGAATTTTATCAATAACAGTTTACGCTAAGATCGAAAAAGGAATGGCAGGGATGATAAAATTTGCATTAGATGTAATATTTTACACACTTTTAGTCTTGGCAATATTAGTTGTACTTCATGTAAATCTAACTGGAGTATTAGTAGGTAGTGCAGTAGGCGGTATAGTAATTGGTTTAGCTGTGCAAACTATTGCCCAGAACTTATTATCTGGCGTTCTTGTAACCTCAAGTAAAACAATAAAACCTGGAGATTCGGTATCTTTACTTTCATGGATATGGGGAAATCCAATTATAGGGGAAGTAACAAAAGTATCTTTACTTTTCACTGAAATAAAAAGTATTACTGGTAATATCTTTAAAATACCCAACTCTGCTTTTCTAGGAAATACTGTTTTTCAGAAATTAGAATCTGAAAATTCACTTGTATATCCGCTACAAGTTATAGTTAATGCAGATGTATCAGCAGATAAAGTTCTTGAAAGAGTTAAAGATATATTAAAGGATAAAATTAAGGATGAGACAAAGGTTGAAGTGTACTTCACTTCTAAAAATGGAGGAACTAACGTATTTACTGCTGTTATTCATTTCCAAAAAATAGATGAACTTCGAGGGTTAATAGATTTAGTTAATTCTGCATTCGATAAAGCTTATTGGAGTGCTAAATCATGA
- a CDS encoding sulfocyanin: MGIEIAMNKLGVALLIIIFAGTAIMAGFIAYNFAMVTYPLPKSHAAIILTTTTTTTSTSTTTTSTTSTTTTSSLPPGAIALPYDASNHTVFLYLAALSTGNVFNFNGTSFGKMHVYIPAGWTVIVYFTNEESGLPHNLLIVQNDTATPNSSDVGNDGKILLYVGTTPSSYTANGLISGQSASGSITLQPGYYWFCCGIAGHAVAGMWGVIIVSSSITVPYATT, encoded by the coding sequence TTGGGAATTGAGATAGCTATGAATAAGCTAGGAGTAGCATTACTAATTATAATTTTCGCTGGCACAGCAATCATGGCGGGATTTATCGCATATAATTTTGCTATGGTAACTTACCCATTACCTAAGTCACATGCAGCAATAATACTAACTACAACAACAACTACCACTTCTACTTCTACAACTACCACTTCAACAACTTCTACCACAACAACTTCGTCCTTACCTCCTGGTGCTATCGCCTTGCCTTATGATGCTAGTAATCATACTGTATTCTTATATTTAGCTGCCTTGTCTACTGGTAACGTTTTCAATTTTAATGGAACTTCTTTTGGAAAAATGCACGTCTACATACCAGCTGGTTGGACTGTAATAGTTTATTTCACCAATGAAGAAAGTGGTCTACCACACAACCTCTTGATAGTACAAAATGACACGGCAACACCAAATAGCTCAGATGTAGGAAACGATGGAAAAATACTACTATATGTAGGAACAACACCAAGCTCCTACACTGCAAATGGATTAATAAGCGGGCAATCAGCTAGTGGATCAATAACACTACAACCAGGATACTATTGGTTCTGCTGTGGAATAGCAGGACATGCAGTAGCGGGCATGTGGGGAGTAATAATAGTCTCATCTTCAATAACAGTACCATATGCAACAACATAA
- a CDS encoding sulfocyanin, with product MASNTPIVIAIVIAIILVGVAAYYIATRSSTTVTTTLPPTTVSTVTTSISTTVSTTTTSTSTTTTSTTSTTTTSSLPPGAIALPYDASNHTVFLYLAALSTGNVFNFNGTSFGKMHVYIPAGWTVIVYFTNEESGLPHNLLIVQNDTATPNSSDVGNDGKILLYVGTTPSSYTANGLISGQSASGSITLQPGYYWFCCGIAGHAVAGMWGVIIVSSSITVPYATT from the coding sequence ATGGCGTCAAATACACCTATAGTAATAGCAATAGTAATAGCTATAATTCTAGTAGGAGTTGCTGCATATTATATTGCTACAAGATCTTCAACTACAGTAACTACAACACTACCACCAACGACAGTATCTACAGTAACCACTTCTATTTCTACTACAGTATCAACAACTACCACTTCTACTTCTACAACTACCACTTCAACAACTTCTACCACAACAACTTCGTCCTTACCTCCTGGTGCTATTGCCTTGCCTTATGATGCTAGTAATCATACTGTATTCTTATATTTAGCTGCCTTGTCTACTGGTAACGTTTTCAATTTTAATGGAACTTCTTTTGGAAAAATGCACGTCTACATACCAGCTGGTTGGACTGTAATAGTTTATTTCACCAATGAAGAAAGTGGTCTACCACACAACCTCTTGATAGTACAAAATGACACGGCAACACCAAATAGCTCAGATGTAGGAAACGATGGAAAAATACTACTATATGTAGGAACAACACCAAGCTCCTACACTGCAAATGGATTAATAAGCGGGCAATCAGCTAGTGGATCAATAACACTACAACCAGGATACTATTGGTTCTGCTGTGGAATAGCAGGACATGCAGTAGCGGGCATGTGGGGAGTAATAATAGTCTCATCTTCAATAACAGTACCATATGCAACAACATAA
- a CDS encoding ADP-ribose-binding protein: MIVKIIKGDITEIEAEAIVNAANSYLEHGGGVARAIVEKGGYIIQKESREYVRKYGPVPTGGVAVTSAGKLKAKYVIHAVGPRYGIEGEEKLEEAIRNALRKAEELKLSSIALPAISTGIYGYPYEICAEKMVKVIKEEYTNFKHLNTIIVSLYSEEAYNIFVNIFERELAKEKNITLKMSP; this comes from the coding sequence ATGATAGTTAAAATCATTAAAGGAGATATAACTGAAATTGAAGCTGAAGCTATAGTTAATGCTGCAAATTCCTATTTAGAACATGGTGGAGGAGTAGCTAGAGCCATTGTAGAAAAAGGAGGTTATATAATTCAAAAAGAAAGTAGAGAGTATGTAAGGAAATATGGACCAGTACCAACTGGTGGAGTCGCTGTTACTTCTGCAGGAAAATTAAAAGCAAAATACGTAATTCATGCAGTAGGTCCAAGATATGGAATAGAAGGGGAGGAGAAATTAGAAGAGGCTATAAGAAATGCACTTAGAAAAGCTGAGGAGTTAAAGTTATCTAGTATAGCTCTTCCAGCAATTTCTACTGGTATATATGGTTATCCATATGAAATATGCGCAGAGAAAATGGTAAAAGTAATTAAAGAAGAGTATACTAACTTTAAACATTTAAATACTATAATAGTTTCCCTTTACTCAGAGGAAGCATACAATATTTTTGTGAACATTTTTGAGAGAGAATTAGCTAAAGAAAAAAACATTACCTTGAAAATGTCTCCTTAA
- a CDS encoding molybdopterin dinucleotide binding domain-containing protein, whose translation MSSSSSSVQYTAVPNNKVPLPPVTAERYSVTCRFCNVGCGYDVFVFPVGQEGGPSAGQNAIVYNMVDKVFNRNLQNYQADYTSVLPALSANSGTPWIGEGMVSKTIKYNPNTQTWEEVYILEVPSAECPVNEGNYSTRGGRNAQRIWSPFNDVASGFRVYETRIKTPLIRWNGTLQAVGWSYVIEAIAQILYYYLTNETTDYPVGPAATEVMAIRSDHGGGEGGGVFSNLMPGLFLHMGLATPFVRFHYQVAFSLTEDALMEATNGKGTDTSSMLDISITDVMVMWGINEYVTSTVNLIQHIFDNLRGATVSRKQQWFEPGEPTPPGMAIVVEARPSETAHAVAAAVGCTVEQAMNGTCNVGKSQEGLPQVLVVQVNPGTDTELINAVAAYIYYTYGSTTVQNFINMYQQAQSNSNNAFTFNNTNYQYYLQYLQSKSLSDWLSEAEQITGVPQNIIQMMGDMLAKPKVGSNGQNYYKRVVIEFEKGIIWSGNYTPIYSLANLAIIIGALSGRPGCGMSTGFGHQRGAAFPLPPPPPWYPQIGLSLNQGRMLWIQMSQYVPQQLQKQGMTVNGPNIAEFIKNFYSQYTSSLVPQIYQYNPIIDYLIYSGYGKVLWVFTAVPYKLTMAGGKLAQTINHRSKLLQECVENTLSAGVPSGSTSSIISSSPYYNTNAVSSTIPQFPDPDTYAQAVISCLSGSNKQPGALFIVGNDIILNQNGLLETAAHIILPSAANHGETYEIRWNGHDRRLRLDEPFHSPPGMAMPDVWIYAMIAYRLYQLFQQNGMGSSPQAQRIYQAFNQIWTSLKNNMMQNSQPLSLIPEFSEFYYDYNWFNIYSDIWDYYVANGPTNFSSWPYGYFVPHWAPGWSQMSLSDLQATRTIGVQLPILGKTTNPDGSFTLWGLVNYAEPGIQGAINGQFRAEAVTVNPNQSVTVGNTQLPLITREVTYININDLQSMFGYDYNTLMQYVIDGLNPFPMPYVGVFGYAAQLQQKYKYWVNNGRWNIIFQSGWTDFQVSEIYRRVPFPIIAVSQQDAMNEGWNNGDLLLVYNDWGSITGVAWISNTVAPGQVFIAMAYPTSPGANQLTSPTVDPVTDNQMVKWAWANIVKIGTLPQDLVQQITFAPVQFNVPSSSSS comes from the coding sequence ATGAGTAGTTCTTCCTCATCTGTTCAATATACTGCTGTTCCGAACAATAAGGTACCTTTACCACCAGTAACTGCAGAAAGATATTCTGTTACATGTAGGTTCTGTAATGTTGGTTGTGGATATGATGTTTTTGTATTCCCAGTAGGACAAGAGGGCGGACCCTCAGCAGGACAGAATGCTATAGTATATAATATGGTAGATAAAGTATTTAATAGGAACTTACAAAACTATCAAGCTGATTATACTAGTGTTTTACCAGCACTTTCAGCAAATTCTGGTACTCCATGGATAGGAGAAGGAATGGTAAGTAAAACTATAAAATATAATCCAAATACTCAAACATGGGAAGAGGTTTATATATTAGAAGTACCAAGTGCCGAATGTCCAGTAAATGAGGGAAACTATTCGACTAGAGGAGGAAGAAATGCACAGAGAATATGGAGTCCATTTAATGACGTAGCATCTGGTTTTAGAGTTTATGAGACAAGAATAAAAACTCCTTTAATAAGATGGAATGGGACTTTACAGGCTGTAGGATGGAGTTATGTAATTGAGGCAATTGCCCAAATCCTTTACTATTATCTAACTAATGAGACTACCGACTATCCGGTAGGACCAGCAGCTACTGAGGTAATGGCTATAAGATCTGATCATGGTGGAGGAGAAGGAGGAGGAGTATTCAGTAATTTAATGCCTGGATTATTTTTACATATGGGTTTAGCTACACCCTTTGTTAGATTCCACTATCAAGTAGCTTTTTCATTGACAGAAGATGCATTAATGGAAGCGACTAATGGTAAAGGAACAGACACTTCAAGTATGTTAGATATTAGTATTACCGACGTAATGGTAATGTGGGGTATTAACGAATATGTGACTTCTACAGTTAACTTAATTCAACATATATTTGATAACTTAAGAGGAGCTACAGTAAGTAGAAAGCAACAATGGTTTGAGCCTGGCGAACCAACACCACCTGGAATGGCAATAGTAGTAGAAGCAAGGCCTTCTGAAACTGCTCACGCTGTTGCAGCAGCTGTAGGATGCACTGTAGAACAGGCTATGAATGGAACGTGTAATGTTGGTAAATCTCAAGAAGGATTACCACAAGTGTTAGTTGTTCAAGTTAATCCAGGTACTGATACTGAATTGATAAATGCTGTTGCAGCATATATTTATTACACTTATGGAAGTACAACAGTTCAGAACTTCATAAATATGTATCAACAAGCCCAAAGTAACAGCAATAATGCCTTTACTTTTAACAACACTAATTACCAGTACTATTTACAATACTTACAATCTAAGAGTTTAAGTGACTGGTTATCAGAAGCTGAACAAATTACTGGTGTTCCTCAGAATATAATCCAAATGATGGGTGATATGCTAGCTAAGCCTAAAGTTGGGAGTAACGGGCAAAACTATTATAAGAGGGTTGTAATAGAATTTGAGAAAGGAATAATATGGTCAGGTAACTATACTCCAATTTATTCATTAGCTAACCTAGCTATAATTATTGGAGCTTTGTCTGGTAGACCAGGTTGTGGAATGTCAACAGGATTTGGACATCAAAGAGGTGCAGCTTTCCCATTACCTCCACCACCACCATGGTATCCTCAAATTGGTTTATCACTAAATCAAGGTAGAATGTTATGGATACAAATGAGTCAATATGTTCCACAACAATTGCAGAAACAAGGTATGACAGTTAATGGACCAAATATAGCTGAATTCATAAAGAATTTCTATTCTCAATATACTAGTAGTTTAGTACCACAAATTTATCAGTATAATCCAATTATTGACTATCTAATCTACAGTGGATATGGTAAAGTGCTCTGGGTATTCACAGCTGTTCCGTATAAGTTAACAATGGCTGGAGGAAAGTTAGCACAGACAATAAATCATAGATCTAAATTATTACAAGAGTGTGTGGAAAACACATTATCAGCAGGTGTACCTAGTGGTTCGACTTCATCAATTATATCTTCCTCACCATATTATAATACTAATGCTGTAAGTTCGACTATTCCGCAATTCCCAGACCCAGATACGTACGCTCAAGCAGTAATATCATGTTTAAGTGGCAGTAATAAACAGCCTGGTGCACTATTCATTGTAGGTAATGATATTATATTGAATCAAAATGGATTATTAGAAACTGCAGCCCATATAATACTGCCTTCTGCAGCAAATCATGGAGAGACTTATGAGATTAGGTGGAACGGACATGATAGAAGATTAAGATTAGATGAACCTTTCCATTCACCACCAGGAATGGCAATGCCAGATGTATGGATATATGCTATGATTGCATATAGATTATATCAATTATTCCAGCAAAACGGAATGGGCAGTTCACCACAAGCACAGAGAATATATCAAGCGTTCAACCAGATATGGACTTCATTAAAGAATAATATGATGCAGAATTCTCAGCCATTATCATTAATACCAGAATTCTCTGAATTCTATTATGACTATAACTGGTTTAACATTTATAGTGATATATGGGATTACTATGTAGCTAATGGACCAACAAACTTCTCCTCATGGCCTTACGGATATTTTGTACCACATTGGGCTCCAGGTTGGTCTCAAATGTCTTTAAGTGATTTGCAAGCAACCAGAACCATTGGAGTACAGTTACCGATATTAGGAAAGACAACTAATCCAGATGGAAGCTTTACATTATGGGGATTAGTTAACTACGCTGAGCCAGGTATACAAGGAGCGATAAATGGGCAATTTAGAGCTGAAGCTGTTACTGTTAATCCAAATCAATCAGTAACTGTAGGGAATACGCAACTTCCTTTAATTACTAGAGAGGTTACATATATTAATATTAATGACTTACAATCCATGTTTGGATATGATTACAATACACTAATGCAATATGTCATAGACGGTCTCAATCCATTCCCAATGCCATATGTAGGAGTGTTCGGATATGCTGCTCAATTGCAACAGAAATATAAGTACTGGGTTAATAACGGAAGATGGAATATAATCTTCCAGTCTGGGTGGACAGATTTCCAAGTAAGCGAAATATATAGAAGGGTACCATTCCCAATAATTGCCGTAAGCCAGCAAGATGCTATGAACGAGGGATGGAATAATGGTGATTTACTGTTAGTATATAACGATTGGGGATCAATTACTGGTGTTGCCTGGATATCTAATACTGTAGCTCCAGGGCAAGTGTTTATAGCAATGGCATATCCAACAAGTCCAGGTGCTAATCAGTTAACTTCACCTACAGTAGACCCAGTTACGGATAATCAAATGGTTAAATGGGCTTGGGCTAACATTGTAAAAATCGGAACTTTACCACAAGATCTAGTACAGCAGATTACTTTTGCACCAGTACAGTTTAATGTACCATCATCATCGTCAAGCTAA
- a CDS encoding MarR family winged helix-turn-helix transcriptional regulator has product MEPWEIVLKGNKKFRRLLQKEAEKFGLSYTEVQVLYFLKNGEKNVTSLANFADVNKSTMVEVLDKLEKKGFIIRERDTQDRRVVIVKITDAGLKILEDVRGKYKELIVSLLSKIKDPSCVVEFFEILINEAEKDDTI; this is encoded by the coding sequence TTGGAACCATGGGAAATAGTGCTTAAGGGTAACAAGAAATTTCGTAGACTCTTACAGAAAGAGGCTGAAAAATTTGGTTTATCATATACTGAGGTACAAGTTCTTTACTTTTTAAAGAATGGAGAGAAAAATGTTACTTCTTTAGCAAATTTTGCTGACGTAAATAAGTCTACTATGGTCGAAGTATTAGATAAGCTAGAGAAAAAAGGATTTATTATTAGAGAAAGAGATACTCAAGATAGAAGAGTTGTAATTGTTAAGATTACAGACGCAGGTTTAAAAATATTAGAAGATGTAAGAGGCAAATATAAGGAGTTAATTGTATCCTTATTAAGTAAAATTAAAGATCCTTCTTGTGTAGTAGAATTTTTTGAGATATTAATTAATGAAGCAGAAAAAGATGACACTATTTAA
- a CDS encoding glycosyltransferase family 4 protein translates to MKLLITNHRDIFHPQAGGAERVIYEVSRRLVKKGFDITWLSEDVGNFNDELDGIKFLHAGNKYTLHLHSLSYAKRGYDVVIDSVAHAVPFFSYIVNKKSIALVHHVHQDVVKYELNPFLAFIVRQLEKTIRNYPYIISVSNTTKYELIKRFRIDESKITVIYNGIDHEIYKPGEKSPIPTVLWIGRLKNYKNPLDAVKIFKKVKNNKAIFYIAGGGDLEENVKRVISGQKNIIFLGKVNESQKIKLYQQAWAVISTSFIEGWGMTIVEANSCGTPAVAYSTGSIPEIIEDGVNGFLVEYKNIDMFAERLNYILEDENVMKYLSKRSYESSLKYDWNKTADEYYKYIWRIAES, encoded by the coding sequence GTGAAATTATTAATCACTAATCATAGAGATATTTTTCATCCTCAAGCTGGAGGTGCTGAAAGAGTAATTTACGAGGTTAGCAGAAGATTAGTAAAAAAGGGTTTTGATATAACCTGGTTAAGTGAAGATGTGGGAAATTTTAATGATGAACTTGATGGAATTAAGTTTTTACATGCGGGAAATAAATATACCCTTCATCTCCACTCTTTATCTTACGCAAAAAGAGGTTATGATGTAGTAATTGATAGTGTTGCACATGCAGTACCTTTCTTTTCTTATATAGTAAATAAAAAGTCTATAGCATTAGTGCATCACGTCCATCAGGATGTTGTTAAATACGAACTTAATCCTTTCTTAGCATTTATAGTTAGACAATTAGAAAAGACCATTAGAAATTATCCTTATATAATTTCTGTTTCAAATACTACTAAATATGAATTAATTAAGAGATTTAGAATTGATGAGAGTAAAATTACTGTAATATATAACGGAATTGATCATGAAATATATAAGCCCGGAGAAAAATCACCAATTCCTACAGTCTTGTGGATTGGTAGGCTTAAAAACTATAAAAATCCCTTAGATGCAGTAAAAATCTTTAAGAAAGTGAAAAATAACAAGGCTATATTTTACATTGCTGGTGGAGGAGATTTAGAGGAAAACGTAAAAAGAGTTATATCTGGTCAAAAAAATATAATTTTTCTTGGAAAAGTAAATGAGAGTCAAAAAATAAAACTATATCAGCAAGCTTGGGCTGTTATTTCAACTTCCTTTATTGAAGGTTGGGGAATGACAATAGTTGAAGCTAACTCCTGTGGAACACCAGCAGTTGCATATTCTACGGGGTCTATTCCAGAAATCATTGAAGATGGAGTGAATGGTTTTCTAGTTGAGTATAAAAATATAGATATGTTCGCAGAGAGACTAAATTACATCTTGGAGGATGAAAATGTAATGAAATATTTGTCAAAACGTAGTTATGAGAGCTCTTTAAAATACGATTGGAATAAAACTGCTGATGAATATTATAAATATATATGGAGGATAGCCGAGTCATAG
- a CDS encoding LPXTG cell wall anchor domain-containing protein — protein MASTVAPPSSIPFEDAFGFLLAGLAIIAGIVFYLLIRKKIVNIF, from the coding sequence ATGGCTTCAACTGTCGCACCTCCGTCTAGTATTCCTTTTGAAGATGCGTTTGGTTTTCTACTTGCTGGTCTAGCTATAATTGCTGGTATAGTCTTTTACTTATTAATAAGGAAAAAGATAGTAAATATTTTTTGA
- a CDS encoding glycosyltransferase family A protein, whose product MVSTTVGIPTLLRNSLKKTLEALMNQSEDDFEVLITYKGNLTREIENFEKYLSIKFIEQKEGLFEEALNIILSNAKGKILITIDDDALPSKDWIRDHVIFHGNHKNVGIASGKVTGKRWINYPNYLYEKFKSTKYMEEYSEVFKDYVGYLTKTGLSVDRKEHKGNEKTLAIVGVNMSLKREVYNYVRAIPFTLRGSYNETILSLQAIKMGFETRTFNKAEVYHIQNPSLSTPTKDEESGLIVEKHTLPYAVSFIFPLEVELIKEFSTKVQGEAKIGLELALKGTEEKMKPTDFRFILRKTVNGIRNL is encoded by the coding sequence ATGGTTTCTACTACTGTAGGTATACCTACTCTATTGAGGAATTCTTTAAAGAAGACTTTAGAAGCTTTAATGAATCAAAGCGAAGATGATTTTGAGGTATTAATAACATATAAAGGAAATTTAACACGTGAAATAGAGAATTTTGAGAAATATTTGAGCATAAAGTTCATTGAACAAAAAGAAGGGCTTTTTGAGGAAGCGTTAAATATTATCTTATCTAACGCAAAGGGAAAGATATTAATAACTATTGATGATGACGCATTACCTTCAAAAGATTGGATCAGAGATCATGTGATTTTTCATGGTAATCATAAAAACGTAGGAATTGCTAGTGGTAAAGTTACTGGAAAGCGATGGATAAATTATCCTAATTATCTATACGAGAAATTTAAATCGACAAAATATATGGAAGAATACAGCGAAGTTTTTAAAGACTACGTTGGATATTTAACAAAGACAGGTTTAAGTGTAGATAGAAAAGAACATAAAGGTAATGAAAAGACATTAGCTATTGTAGGTGTAAATATGAGCTTAAAGAGGGAAGTTTATAATTATGTTAGGGCTATTCCTTTCACGCTTAGAGGAAGTTACAATGAGACTATACTTTCTTTACAAGCTATAAAAATGGGATTTGAAACTAGGACTTTTAATAAAGCTGAAGTATATCATATCCAAAATCCTTCACTCTCAACTCCTACTAAAGATGAGGAAAGTGGTCTTATAGTAGAAAAACATACTTTACCATATGCTGTTAGCTTTATTTTTCCCTTAGAAGTTGAGCTAATAAAGGAATTTTCAACTAAAGTTCAAGGAGAAGCCAAGATTGGGTTAGAATTGGCCTTAAAAGGAACAGAAGAAAAAATGAAGCCAACAGATTTTAGATTTATCTTAAGAAAGACTGTTAATGGAATTAGAAATTTGTAA